One window of Microtus pennsylvanicus isolate mMicPen1 chromosome X, mMicPen1.hap1, whole genome shotgun sequence genomic DNA carries:
- the LOC142840441 gene encoding melanoma-associated antigen B4-like, which yields MPRGKKSKARAREKRRQTQDEAHGLNDASSKASEKGESLACSDQASEDAQPSTFTAGFPQGKALSITASESMAQKMSDKGAKGQEEQNGSSRRAPLFSRSTKMDLMTRKTGMLVEYMLCKYKVQQPIKRGEMLKVISKRFKEHFPEILKKASYRLDMVFGIELKEVQPNGQSYMLVSKLDFKDDGSMSNELGVPNRGILIPLLSVIYLNGYCAPEEDVWHFLNALGVYDGVPHLIFGDVRKLITEDLVQEKYLVYRQVPNSEPPSYQFLWGPRAYAETSKMKVMDFLAKISEITTEDYSSRYEQALIKEEEEAQAAAAAKSGTKGKAKGRTKTKLSCPTHK from the coding sequence ATGCCCAGAGGAAAGAAGAGTAAGGCCCGTGCTCGAGAGAAACGTCGCCAGACCCAAGATGAGGCCCACGGGCTAAATGATGCTTCATCAAAGGCATCAGAAAAAGGAGAGTCACTTGCCTGCTCTGATCAAGCTTCAGAAGATGCTCAGCCAAGCACTTTTACTGCTGGCTTCCCTCAGGGTAAGGCACTCTCCATCACTGCTAGTGAAAGCATGGCCCAGAAAATGTCTGATAAAGGTGCAAAGGGCCAAGAAGAGCAAAATGGGTCTTCTCGTAGGGCCCCACTCTTCAGTAGAAGCACAAAGATGGATCTTATGACAAGGAAGACAGGAATGCTAGTGGAGTACATGCTTTGCAAATACAAAGTGCAGCAGCCCATAAAGAGGGGAGAGATGCTCAAAGTTATCAGCAAAAGGTTCAAGGAACACTTCCCTGAGATCCTCAAGAAAGCCTCCTATCGTCTGGATATGGTCTTTGGCATTGAGCTGAAAGAAGTCCAGCCCAATGGTCAGTCCTACATGCTTGTGAGCAAGCTAGATTTCAAAGATGATGGAAGTATGAGCAATGAGCTGGGTGTTCCCAACAGGGGCATTCTGATCCCTCTCCTAAGTGTGATCTATCTAAATGGCTACTGTGCCCCGGAGGAAGATGTCTGGCATTTCCTGAATGCATTAGGTGTCTATGATGGGGTCCCACATCTCATCTTTGGAGATGTTAGGAAGCTCATCACTGAAGATCTGGTACAGGAAAAGTACCTGGTATACCGTCAGGTTCCTAACAGTGAACCTCCGTCCTATCAGTTCCTGTGGGGCCCAAGAGCCTATGCTGAAACCAGCAAGATGAAAGTGATGGACTTTTTAGCCAAGATCAGTGAAATCACCACTGAGGATTACTCATCTCGTTATGAGCAGGCTTTGattaaagaggaagaggaagcccaAGCCGCAGCTGCAGCCAAGTCTGGCACTAAAGGCAAGGCCAAGGGACGTACTAAGACCAAGTTAAGTTGTCCTACTCACAAGTGA
- the LOC142840440 gene encoding melanoma-associated antigen B4-like, protein MPRGQKSKTRAREKRRQGLKDAQAKEAEKAESPAGSDQASGDAKPSTSTADFSQQSESSAPSSTASQGVTHGRSDNGDQGQGDGNERPSGALLCTRSMPMDLMTRKTGMLMEYILYKYKVQQPVRRGEMLKVINKRFKEHFPEIFKKASYRLDVVFGLELKEVLPHGQVYELVNKLDFEDDGSRINELGVPTRGILIALLSVIYLKNYCAAEEDVWYFLNALGVYDVIVHVFFGDIRRVITEQLVQEEYIEYRQVPNSDPASYEFLWGPRAYTEATEIKVMDFLAKVSKALPGVCLSRSEQDLIEEEEETQAAAAAKSGTKGKAKGLTKTKLCCPTHK, encoded by the coding sequence ATGCCAAGGGGACAGAAGAGTAAGACCCGTGCTCGTGAGAAACGACGCCAGGGGCTCAAGGATGCTCAagcaaaggaggcagagaaagcagagtcacCTGCTGGCTCTGATCAAGCTTCAGGAGATGCTAAGCCAAGCACTTCTACTGCTGACTTCTCACAGCAGTCTGAAAGCTCAGCACCCAGCAGCACTGCCAGCCAGGGAGTGACCCATGGAAGGTCTGATAATGGTGACCAGGGCCAAGGGGATGGAAATGAGCGTCCCTCCGGGGCTCTACTCTGCACTAGAAGCATGCCGATGGATCTTATGACAAGGAAGACTGGAATGCTGATGGAGTACATTCTCTACAAATACAAAGTGCAGCAGCCCGTGAGGAGGGGAGAGATGCTCAAAGTTATCAACAAAAGGTTCAAGGAACACTTCCCCGAGATCTTCAAGAAAGCCTCCTATCGATTGGATGTGGTGTTTGGCCTTGAGCTGAAAGAAGTCCTGCCACATGGTCAAGTATATGAGCTTGTGAACAAGCTAGATTTTGAGGATGATGGAAGTAGGATCAATGAGCTAGGTGTTCCTACCAGGGGCATTCTGATTGCTCTCCTCAGTGTGATCTACCTAAAAAACTATTGTGCTGCCGAGGAGGATGTCTGGTATTTCTTGAATGCATTAGGAGTCTATGATGTGATCGTACACGTCTTCTTTGGGGATATTAGGAGGGTCATCACTGAGCAGCTAGTGCAGGAAGAATACATAGAATACCGTCAGGTTCCTAACAGTGATCCTGCATCCTATGAGTTCCTCTGGGGCCCAAGAGCCTACACTGAAGCTACCGAGATAAAGGTGATGGACTTTTTAGCCAAGGTCAGTAAAGCCTTGCCTGGGGTTTGCTTATCTCGTTCTGAGCAGGATTTgattgaagaagaagaggaaacccaagctgcagctgcagccaAGTCTGGCACTAAAGGCAAGGCCAAGGGACTTACTAAGACCAAGTTATGTTGTCCCACTCACAAGTGA
- the LOC142840704 gene encoding LOW QUALITY PROTEIN: ribonucleoside-diphosphate reductase subunit M2-like (The sequence of the model RefSeq protein was modified relative to this genomic sequence to represent the inferred CDS: deleted 2 bases in 2 codons), translated as MYKKAEASFWTAEEVELSKDIQHWEVLKPDERHFISHVLAFFAASDGIVNENLVERFSQGVQVTEARCFYGFQIAIENLHSEMYSLLIYTYVKDSKEREYLFNAIETMPCVKKKADWALRWIGDKEATYGERVVAFAAVEGIFFSGSFASIFWLKKRGLMPGLTFSNELISRDEGLHCDFACLMFRYLVHKPSEQRVQEIIINAVRIEQEFLTEALPVKLIGMNCALMKQYIEFVADRLMLELGFSKIFKVENPFDFMENISLQGKTNFFEKRVGEYQRMGVMSNSAENSFTLDADF; from the exons ATGTACAAGAAAGCCGAGGCCTCCTTCTGGACGGCTGAGGAGGTCGAACTCTCCAAGGATATTCAACACTGGGAAGTGCTGAAACCCGACGAGAGACATTTTATATCTCACGTCTTGGCTTTCTTTGCAGCGAGTGATGGCATAGTCAATGAAAACCTGGTGGAGCGCTTTAGCCAGGGAGTTCAGGTCACAGAGGCCCGCTGTTTCTATGGCTTCCAAATTGCCATCGAA AACCTACATTCTGAAATGTACAGTCTCCTCATCTACACTTACGTTAAAGATTCCAAAGAGAGGGAATATCTCTTCAATGCTATTGAGACAATGCCTTGTGTGAAAAAGAAGGCCGACTGGGCCCTTCGTTGGATTGGGGACAAAGAAGCTACCTATGGAGAACGAGTTGTGGCCTTTGCTGCTGTGGAAGGGATCTtcttctctggctcttttgcGTCAATATTCTGGCTCAAGAAACGGGGACTGATGCCT GGCCTTACGTTTTCCAACGAGCTTATTAGCAGAGATGAGGGTTTACACTGTGACTTTGCCTGCCTGATGTTCAGGTACCTGGTACACAAGCCGTCGGAGCAAAGAGTACAAGAAATCATCATCAACGCAGTGAGGATAGAGCAGGAGTTTCTCACGGAGGCCCTGCCTGTGAAGCTCATCGGGATGAACTGCGCCCTGATGAAACAGTACATCGAATTCGTGGCGGACAGGCTTATGCTGGAGCTGGGGTTCAGCAAGATTTTCAAAGTAGAAAATCCGTTTGACTTCATGGAAAATATTTCACTACAAGGGAAGACAAACTTCTTTGAGAAGCGAGTGGGCGAGTATCAGAGGATGGGGGTGATGTCAAATTCAGCAGAGAATTCTTTCACCTTGGATGCTGACTTCTGA